In Acidimicrobiia bacterium, the following are encoded in one genomic region:
- a CDS encoding amino acid permease, whose protein sequence is MKTEADLRTPDPTTLPGPRPVPTSYDVPETLGYRIKNRLLGPPLNTEQLVHERLGKPTALAVFASDNLSSVAYGTEQILTHLVPFVGIAAFALVMPITIVLLVVLAFLILSYRQTIKAYPSAGGAYIVTRDNFGLLPAQVAGVALLTDYVLTVSVSVAAGTAALTSVSPSLAPYAVPLSVFFILFIAFGNLRGVRESGRLFAVPTYFFIFSMLALLGIGIGKLMLGHLPVESLHHPGLVHIGHGGSGFLMGATLFVVLRAFASGGAAVTGVEAISNGVPAFRVPEWRNARTTLVIMGSTLGAMFLGLSLLAAHMHVAPYAKGTPTVISQIGKVVFGGGPGGHALYYCLQAGTTLILILAANTSFADFPRLASFHAGDNFMPRQLTKRGHRLVFSNGIIALAAASIVLVVITDAKVDRLIPLYAIGVFTSFTLSQAGMARHHVRLKEPGWRKGLFINATGAVLSGAVDVIIAITKFKPAGSILGAWVIIVLVPIMVYGLTRLNKQYEAEAVELEENAPQAAEAPILRRHVVIVFVDTLDLAAARAIQYARTLMPDELRAVHFDLDPVRTEDLAVNWRRLGLTQLPLDLLEIPDRRIARAALDVVAEVVADGETEATVLLPRRDYNRFWHRWLHDRTADTMAAVISELPHANVTIVPFHLGQNRVTPSPHHRRPRIPRRRPTAPVEAERPKPELQVEGAVPIDTVRERQRVRIAGRVHALRVQPWAGQPTLECTITDGTGRITVVFLGRRHIAGIEPGARVVIDGIVGTRSGQLIILNPDYRLLPNDAPTPTKKPARR, encoded by the coding sequence ATGAAGACCGAAGCCGACCTTCGGACGCCCGACCCGACGACGCTCCCCGGGCCGCGGCCGGTGCCCACCTCCTATGACGTACCCGAGACCCTCGGGTATCGGATCAAGAACCGGCTGCTCGGCCCGCCACTGAACACCGAGCAGCTCGTCCACGAGCGTCTCGGCAAGCCGACCGCGTTGGCCGTCTTCGCCTCGGACAACCTCTCCTCGGTCGCCTACGGGACCGAGCAGATCCTCACCCACCTGGTTCCCTTCGTCGGGATCGCCGCCTTCGCGCTCGTGATGCCCATCACGATCGTGCTGCTCGTGGTGCTGGCCTTCTTGATCCTCTCGTATCGACAGACGATCAAGGCCTACCCGAGCGCGGGCGGCGCCTACATCGTGACGCGCGACAACTTCGGGCTCTTGCCGGCCCAAGTCGCTGGTGTCGCGCTGCTCACCGACTACGTGCTCACCGTCTCGGTGTCGGTGGCCGCGGGCACGGCGGCGCTCACCTCGGTCTCGCCGTCGCTGGCCCCGTACGCGGTGCCGCTCTCGGTGTTCTTCATCCTCTTCATCGCCTTCGGCAACCTCCGAGGCGTCCGCGAGTCGGGGCGGTTGTTCGCAGTGCCGACGTACTTCTTCATCTTCTCGATGCTGGCGCTGCTGGGCATCGGCATCGGCAAGCTGATGCTCGGACACCTACCCGTCGAGTCGCTCCATCACCCGGGCCTGGTGCACATCGGCCACGGCGGCAGTGGCTTCCTGATGGGGGCGACGCTGTTCGTCGTGCTCCGCGCCTTCGCCTCCGGCGGGGCCGCCGTCACCGGGGTCGAGGCCATCTCGAACGGGGTCCCTGCGTTCCGGGTCCCCGAGTGGCGGAACGCCCGCACCACGCTGGTCATCATGGGTTCCACGCTCGGCGCCATGTTCCTGGGGCTGTCGCTGCTCGCCGCCCACATGCACGTCGCGCCCTACGCCAAGGGCACCCCGACCGTCATCTCCCAGATCGGCAAGGTCGTCTTCGGAGGCGGCCCGGGTGGCCACGCCTTGTACTACTGCCTCCAGGCGGGCACGACGCTGATCCTGATCCTCGCGGCCAACACGTCCTTTGCCGACTTCCCCCGCCTGGCCAGCTTCCACGCCGGCGACAACTTCATGCCCCGCCAGCTCACCAAGCGCGGCCATCGCCTCGTCTTCTCGAACGGCATCATCGCGTTGGCGGCGGCGTCGATCGTGCTGGTCGTCATCACCGACGCCAAGGTCGACCGCCTCATCCCGCTGTACGCCATCGGCGTGTTCACGTCGTTCACGCTCTCGCAGGCCGGGATGGCGAGACACCACGTGCGGCTCAAGGAACCGGGCTGGCGCAAGGGCCTCTTCATCAACGCCACGGGAGCGGTGCTCTCGGGGGCCGTCGACGTGATCATCGCGATCACCAAGTTCAAGCCGGCGGGCTCGATCCTGGGCGCCTGGGTCATCATCGTGCTCGTCCCGATCATGGTCTACGGCTTGACGCGCCTGAACAAGCAGTACGAGGCCGAGGCCGTCGAGCTCGAGGAGAACGCCCCACAGGCGGCGGAGGCTCCGATCCTGCGCCGCCACGTCGTGATCGTGTTCGTTGACACGCTCGACCTGGCCGCGGCCCGAGCCATCCAGTACGCGCGCACGCTCATGCCCGATGAGCTGCGCGCGGTCCACTTCGACCTCGACCCCGTCCGCACCGAGGACCTCGCCGTCAACTGGCGTCGCCTCGGGCTGACCCAGCTCCCGCTGGACCTCCTCGAGATCCCAGATCGGAGGATCGCCCGCGCCGCGCTCGACGTGGTCGCCGAGGTCGTCGCCGACGGCGAGACCGAGGCCACGGTGCTCCTTCCTCGGCGCGACTACAACCGCTTCTGGCACCGGTGGCTCCACGACCGGACGGCTGACACGATGGCCGCGGTCATCAGCGAGCTGCCGCACGCCAACGTCACCATCGTTCCGTTCCACCTCGGTCAGAACCGGGTCACGCCGTCCCCGCATCACCGCCGACCCCGGATCCCTCGTCGGCGGCCCACGGCCCCCGTCGAGGCCGAGCGCCCGAAGCCCGAGCTTCAGGTCGAGGGTGCGGTGCCGATCGACACGGTGCGCGAGCGGCAACGGGTCCGCATCGCCGGTCGCGTGCACGCCCTCCGGGTGCAGCCGTGGGCCGGTCAGCCGACGCTCGAGTGCACGATCACCGACGGGACGGGCCGCATCACGGTCGTCTTCCTGGGACGGCGACACATCGCCGGCATCGAGCCTGGTGCGCGTGTCGTCATCGACGGGATCGTCGGTACGCGCTCCGGACAGCTCATCATCCTGAACCCGGACTATCGCCTCCTGCCCAACGACGCTCCGACACCCACCAAGAAGC
- a CDS encoding TrkA family potassium uptake protein, with translation MHIVVVGCGRVGSGLAVALEGDGHSVAIIDKNPAAFRRLPPGWSGRAVHGFGFDRDHLEAAGVHDATALAAVTSGDNSNILAARIARETYEVPRVVARIYDPRRAVIYQRLGIATVATVTWTTDQVMRRLFEDNTVTEWSEPSGEVVLVERSLPDAWAGRSLDSLADDARFRLVSVTRAGHAALATQGLVGQEGDLLHVAVRKQDMDELTRVLANPPTTPGH, from the coding sequence GTGCACATCGTCGTCGTCGGGTGCGGGAGGGTGGGCTCCGGGTTGGCCGTCGCGCTCGAGGGAGACGGCCACAGCGTGGCCATCATCGACAAGAACCCGGCCGCCTTCCGCCGGCTCCCACCGGGATGGAGCGGCCGGGCCGTGCACGGCTTCGGCTTCGACCGGGACCACCTCGAGGCCGCCGGCGTCCACGACGCGACCGCCCTCGCGGCGGTCACGAGCGGCGACAACTCCAACATCCTGGCCGCCCGCATCGCTCGCGAGACCTACGAGGTCCCGCGGGTGGTAGCCCGCATCTACGACCCCCGCCGGGCCGTGATCTACCAGCGCCTCGGGATCGCAACCGTTGCCACCGTCACGTGGACCACGGACCAGGTCATGCGTCGACTCTTCGAGGACAACACGGTCACCGAATGGTCGGAGCCCAGCGGGGAGGTCGTCCTCGTGGAACGGTCCTTGCCCGACGCATGGGCCGGTCGCAGCTTGGACAGCCTCGCCGACGACGCCCGGTTCCGGCTGGTGTCGGTGACCCGCGCCGGCCATGCGGCGCTCGCGACCCAGGGTCTCGTCGGGCAGGAAGGCGACCTCTTGCATGTCGCGGTTCGCAAGCAGGACATGGACGAGCTGACGCGAGTGCTCGCGAATCCACCGACGACGCCTGGTCACTGA
- a CDS encoding NAD-binding protein, with product MKVAIAGAGNVGTYIAGDLREAGHDVLLLDKNLDLVNRCRPTLDVEWVVADACEVSSLHAAGVEGTDVMVAATGDDEDNLVISLLAKQEFAVPRVVARINHPKNQWLFNEAWGVDVSVSTPHLLSALVEEAVSVGSLVRLLQFRGGQARLVEVTLAEGSPAAGLSIANLGVPRDATVVAIVREGHVVVPRGDTVVDVGDEVLVLVTPESEDPVRAILIGA from the coding sequence ATGAAGGTGGCGATCGCCGGTGCGGGGAACGTCGGGACATACATCGCGGGCGACTTGCGCGAGGCCGGCCACGACGTGCTCCTGCTCGACAAGAACCTGGACTTGGTCAACCGCTGTCGTCCGACCCTCGACGTCGAGTGGGTCGTCGCCGACGCCTGCGAGGTCAGCTCCCTGCACGCGGCCGGGGTCGAGGGTACCGATGTGATGGTCGCCGCGACCGGCGACGACGAAGACAATCTCGTGATTTCGTTGCTCGCCAAGCAGGAGTTCGCGGTTCCGAGAGTGGTGGCCCGGATCAACCACCCGAAGAACCAGTGGCTCTTCAACGAGGCTTGGGGGGTCGACGTGTCGGTGTCGACTCCCCACCTGCTCAGCGCCCTGGTGGAGGAAGCAGTCTCGGTCGGCTCGCTGGTGCGGCTGCTGCAGTTCCGCGGTGGCCAAGCCCGGCTCGTCGAGGTGACGCTGGCTGAGGGCTCGCCCGCAGCCGGCCTCAGCATCGCCAACCTCGGTGTTCCCCGCGACGCCACCGTGGTCGCGATCGTTCGCGAGGGCCACGTCGTCGTGCCGCGCGGCGATACGGTCGTGGACGTCGGTGACGAGGTGCTGGTCCTGGTGACCCCAGAGTCGGAGGACCCGGTTCGGGCCATCCTGATCGGGGCCTGA
- a CDS encoding DUF4118 domain-containing protein, with protein sequence MDEHRQIPAALSERFGLKDLAVAVVGPVAVAVVVLPFRDQIRTPNVALVLVLAVLVAAIVGGRLGGAIAAVVAAGSFDFLFTRPYYSLSINNGDDVQTFVLLLAVGLVVGEIVARSRRSYAVARRSRREAEHLRRLAELAAGGESAGRLVAVVQNELTTILDLKSARFERPPFRSALPQLRHRGVRVDVGAPDDHALKSQLELPVRGGGRLVGRFVLTMAADGSGIQLPAESRALAVALADQLGAALVRSGEGNE encoded by the coding sequence GTGGATGAGCACCGTCAGATCCCGGCTGCCCTGAGCGAACGCTTCGGGCTGAAGGACCTCGCCGTTGCCGTCGTGGGTCCTGTCGCGGTGGCCGTGGTCGTTCTGCCCTTTCGGGACCAGATCCGCACGCCCAACGTCGCGCTCGTGCTCGTCCTGGCCGTGCTCGTCGCGGCCATCGTCGGCGGTCGACTCGGCGGGGCGATCGCCGCCGTCGTCGCCGCGGGCTCGTTCGACTTCCTCTTCACGCGGCCCTACTACTCCCTCTCGATCAACAACGGGGACGACGTCCAGACCTTCGTCCTCTTGCTGGCGGTGGGGCTCGTCGTCGGGGAGATCGTCGCCCGCAGCCGCCGGAGCTACGCCGTCGCTCGCCGAAGTCGTCGGGAGGCCGAGCACCTGCGGCGCCTCGCTGAGCTGGCGGCCGGCGGCGAGTCGGCCGGGCGGCTGGTCGCCGTGGTGCAGAACGAGCTGACGACGATCCTCGACCTCAAGAGCGCTCGATTCGAGCGTCCCCCGTTCCGCAGCGCGCTTCCCCAGCTCCGGCACCGCGGTGTTCGCGTCGACGTGGGGGCGCCCGACGATCACGCCTTGAAGAGTCAGCTGGAGCTGCCTGTGCGTGGGGGCGGCCGCCTCGTCGGGCGGTTCGTCCTCACGATGGCCGCCGACGGCAGCGGGATCCAGCTCCCGGCCGAGAGCCGGGCCCTCGCGGTTGCGCTCGCGGACCAGCTCGGCGCCGCCCTCGTGAGGAGTGGCGAGGGCAACGAGTGA
- a CDS encoding [protein-PII] uridylyltransferase — translation MEALLRDRSLRGSAFGRSYASLVDQWVRDLVPDEPGFAVVAVGGYGRRELCPGSDLDILLLHEGRHEVADVADRLWYPLWDVGLRVDHSVRTLRQALAGAHDDLRVAVGLLDARVVVGDEALGDALIQRIHAAWREHALRRLPALDRATAARHATAGDVAFLLEPDLKEGHGGLRDVTTLAAVAAATDVVSFDGAVIQARETLLEVRVALQRVTSRRSNTLGLEQQDEVASQLGDPDADVLMRRVAMAARVIAWHTDDAWQRVRSWIEGPPRRSSAGGDIELGRGIVLRDREVTLLDPALSSDAATLPRIAAAAAHVGAPIERATRHELAARSPALTDRWPDDAREAFVSLLGAGREVVPVLETLDQDDLVTRLIPEWEPVRSRPQRNAFHQFTVDRHLMEAAARAAALTRRVERPDLLLVGAFLHDLGKGYPGDHTDAGVGLVRTIASRMGFDPEDVELLAQLVRQHLLLAMVATSRDLADPATLEAVAAEVGSVTTLELLHALTEADSLATGPTAWTPWRATLVGDLVEGVRAHLGAPTERGHPGPTIEPPPGPPPLQPTVEVRDGTVRVVGRDRPGLFAASVGLLALHGQDVRSARAASSPDVAVAEFEVEPAFGKPVEAAQLADELAAAVEDRLDLDGRLAERARAYGRLRLPTAAQPAAPRVLVHGEESPTAAIVEVRAPDGVGVLYRIAGALRDAGLDIRLAKIATLGHEVVDTFYLVDARNGQRPSAQTIAAIEPRILGALAPP, via the coding sequence CTGGAGGCACTGCTCCGCGACCGCTCGTTGCGGGGCAGTGCCTTCGGCCGTTCCTACGCCTCGCTGGTGGACCAGTGGGTCCGCGACCTCGTGCCCGACGAGCCCGGCTTCGCCGTCGTCGCCGTCGGCGGCTACGGCCGCCGCGAGCTGTGCCCGGGCAGCGACCTCGACATCCTGCTCCTGCACGAGGGCCGCCACGAGGTCGCCGACGTGGCGGACCGCCTCTGGTACCCGCTCTGGGACGTCGGCTTACGGGTGGACCACAGCGTCCGAACGCTCCGGCAGGCGCTGGCGGGAGCCCACGACGACCTGCGGGTGGCGGTCGGGCTCCTCGACGCCCGGGTCGTGGTCGGCGACGAGGCCCTCGGCGACGCCCTGATCCAGCGAATCCACGCCGCCTGGCGCGAGCACGCCCTTCGGCGACTCCCGGCCCTCGACCGGGCGACGGCGGCGCGCCACGCCACCGCCGGCGACGTGGCGTTCCTCCTCGAGCCCGACCTCAAAGAGGGTCACGGAGGGCTGCGGGATGTCACGACGCTGGCTGCCGTCGCGGCGGCGACCGACGTCGTGAGCTTCGACGGGGCCGTGATCCAAGCCCGCGAAACGCTCCTCGAGGTCCGCGTCGCGCTCCAGCGCGTCACGAGCCGCCGATCGAACACCTTGGGCCTCGAGCAACAGGACGAGGTCGCCAGCCAGCTCGGAGATCCGGACGCGGACGTGCTCATGCGTCGGGTCGCGATGGCCGCCCGCGTGATCGCGTGGCACACCGACGACGCATGGCAGCGAGTCCGATCCTGGATCGAGGGACCCCCGCGGCGGTCGTCGGCCGGCGGCGACATCGAGTTGGGACGCGGCATCGTGCTCCGCGACCGCGAGGTGACGCTCCTCGACCCCGCCCTGAGCAGCGACGCCGCGACGCTCCCCCGGATCGCCGCGGCGGCGGCGCACGTCGGCGCCCCGATCGAGCGGGCGACGCGACACGAGCTGGCCGCGCGCTCCCCCGCGCTGACGGATCGCTGGCCCGACGACGCGCGCGAGGCCTTCGTCTCGCTCCTCGGTGCAGGGCGGGAGGTCGTCCCGGTCCTCGAGACGCTCGATCAGGACGACCTCGTCACCCGCCTGATCCCTGAATGGGAGCCGGTGCGCAGCCGCCCGCAACGCAACGCCTTCCACCAGTTCACGGTCGACCGGCACCTCATGGAGGCCGCCGCGCGGGCCGCCGCCCTCACCCGTCGGGTCGAACGGCCGGACCTCCTTCTCGTGGGTGCTTTTCTGCACGACCTCGGCAAGGGCTACCCCGGCGACCACACCGACGCTGGGGTCGGACTCGTCCGAACCATCGCCAGCCGTATGGGCTTCGATCCCGAGGACGTCGAGCTCCTCGCGCAGCTCGTTCGCCAGCACCTCCTGCTCGCGATGGTGGCGACAAGCCGTGACCTCGCGGATCCCGCGACGCTCGAGGCCGTCGCGGCCGAGGTCGGCTCGGTCACGACCCTCGAGCTGCTCCACGCCCTCACCGAAGCCGATTCCCTCGCGACGGGCCCGACCGCGTGGACCCCGTGGCGCGCGACCCTCGTCGGCGATCTCGTCGAGGGCGTGCGAGCCCACCTCGGGGCTCCGACCGAGCGAGGCCACCCGGGTCCAACCATCGAGCCGCCGCCGGGCCCACCCCCTCTGCAGCCGACGGTGGAGGTGCGCGATGGCACCGTCCGAGTGGTCGGCCGCGACCGGCCCGGGCTGTTCGCGGCCAGCGTCGGCCTCCTGGCGCTCCACGGTCAGGACGTCCGCTCCGCCCGCGCCGCGTCCAGCCCCGACGTGGCCGTCGCCGAGTTCGAGGTCGAACCCGCGTTCGGCAAGCCGGTCGAAGCGGCTCAGCTCGCGGATGAACTCGCGGCCGCCGTCGAGGACCGACTCGACCTCGACGGCCGCCTGGCCGAGCGGGCTCGCGCGTATGGCCGTCTGCGGCTCCCGACCGCCGCCCAGCCCGCGGCGCCACGAGTCCTCGTCCACGGGGAGGAGTCACCGACAGCGGCCATCGTCGAGGTCCGAGCTCCCGACGGCGTGGGGGTGCTCTACCGGATCGCCGGCGCGCTCCGCGACGCCGGGCTCGACATCCGCCTCGCCAAGATCGCCACACTCGGCCACGAGGTCGTCGACACCTTCTACCTCGTGGACGCTCGGAACGGCCAGCGACCCTCAGCGCAGACGATCGCTGCGATCGAGCCTCGGATCCTCGGCGCGCTCGCTCCCCCGTGA
- a CDS encoding P-II family nitrogen regulator → MKLIVAIIKPFKLEEVTDALRALDVSGMTISEARGHGRQRGHTEVYRGAEYTVDYVPKVRVEVVVDDGDAEKVANAIISTARTGKIGDGKLWIMPIETVVRIRTGEAGSDAL, encoded by the coding sequence GTGAAGCTGATCGTTGCAATCATCAAGCCCTTCAAGCTCGAGGAGGTCACCGACGCGCTGCGGGCGCTCGATGTCTCGGGGATGACCATCTCCGAGGCGCGGGGGCACGGCCGTCAACGTGGGCACACCGAGGTGTACCGGGGAGCCGAGTACACGGTGGACTACGTGCCGAAGGTCCGCGTCGAGGTCGTCGTCGACGACGGCGACGCGGAGAAGGTGGCGAACGCCATCATCAGCACGGCTCGCACCGGCAAGATCGGAGACGGCAAACTCTGGATCATGCCGATCGAGACCGTGGTGCGGATCCGCACCGGAGAGGCCGGTTCGGACGCACTCTGA
- the amt gene encoding ammonium transporter has protein sequence MTTFQKLVAMTLLTFIALFAVSTYSHHADPIGTKTGVAADNAVVNGGPKTVPLSQVGINKLANVTGHLGVSINFVWLLITGFLVLFMQVGFAFLVTGLTRAKNAGHMMMMNLSSFVIALLAYYAVGFAFQFGGISPVSNLGGASPLNGIFGHGTAGLIGVRGFFLQSGNSYDVGVIAFFLFQVVFMETAGYIIIGAIAERVSFAGFILAEIAMGAVIYPIYGNWMWGGGFLSQLGHSVHLGNGAVDFAGSGVVHATGGWTALALAMILGPRIGKYKEDGTPRAFPGHNLGYAVIGTLVLTFGWMGFNPGSTFGATDLRISVVAVNTLLAASAGAVVAMAWTNAKWGKPDISMTCNGMLAGLVAITAPCAFVSPAGAVVIGVVAGFVVVYAVEFLDRRCKIDDPCGAIAVHGFCGVWGLLSVGLLADGTYPDKAVGWNGIPHAVVGLFYGGGANQLLAQVIDAGVGFGWAFGVTFLIFTVAKRFMKIRVSPEVEIAGTDEGEFGQVCYPDFVLKTEEHPGIPASMPVGTAGPAPSSTTTDLS, from the coding sequence GTGACCACGTTCCAAAAACTGGTCGCGATGACACTGCTGACGTTCATCGCACTGTTCGCGGTGAGCACCTACAGCCACCACGCCGACCCGATTGGGACGAAGACCGGCGTCGCAGCGGACAACGCCGTCGTGAACGGCGGACCGAAGACGGTGCCGTTGTCGCAGGTAGGCATCAACAAGCTTGCCAACGTCACCGGTCATCTCGGGGTGTCGATCAACTTCGTGTGGCTGCTCATCACGGGCTTCTTGGTGCTGTTCATGCAGGTTGGCTTTGCCTTCCTCGTGACCGGCCTCACACGAGCCAAAAACGCCGGCCATATGATGATGATGAACTTGTCGTCGTTCGTGATCGCGCTGCTCGCGTATTACGCCGTGGGCTTCGCGTTCCAGTTCGGCGGCATCTCACCAGTGAGCAACCTCGGCGGCGCGTCACCGCTGAACGGCATCTTCGGCCACGGCACCGCTGGCCTGATCGGCGTGCGCGGCTTCTTCCTGCAGTCCGGGAACAGCTACGACGTCGGTGTCATTGCGTTCTTCCTGTTCCAGGTCGTGTTCATGGAGACCGCCGGCTACATCATCATCGGCGCGATCGCCGAGCGGGTGAGCTTCGCCGGGTTCATCCTCGCCGAGATCGCGATGGGTGCCGTCATCTACCCCATCTACGGCAACTGGATGTGGGGCGGCGGGTTCCTGTCGCAGCTCGGCCATTCCGTGCACCTGGGTAACGGCGCCGTCGACTTCGCCGGCTCCGGTGTGGTGCACGCCACCGGGGGGTGGACGGCCCTTGCGCTCGCCATGATCCTGGGTCCCCGGATCGGGAAGTACAAGGAGGATGGGACACCAAGGGCCTTCCCCGGCCACAACCTGGGGTACGCGGTGATCGGGACGCTGGTCCTCACCTTCGGGTGGATGGGCTTCAACCCGGGGTCGACCTTCGGGGCGACCGACCTGCGGATCTCGGTCGTGGCCGTCAACACGCTCCTTGCGGCGTCGGCCGGCGCGGTTGTGGCCATGGCCTGGACCAACGCCAAGTGGGGGAAACCCGACATCTCGATGACCTGTAACGGCATGCTGGCTGGACTGGTGGCGATCACGGCGCCCTGCGCCTTCGTGTCACCAGCCGGAGCCGTGGTCATCGGGGTCGTCGCCGGGTTCGTCGTCGTGTACGCGGTCGAGTTCCTCGACCGGCGCTGCAAGATCGACGACCCCTGCGGTGCGATCGCCGTCCACGGCTTTTGCGGCGTGTGGGGCCTCCTCTCGGTAGGCCTTCTGGCCGACGGGACGTACCCCGACAAGGCGGTTGGGTGGAACGGCATCCCGCATGCGGTGGTCGGGCTCTTCTACGGTGGCGGCGCGAACCAACTCCTCGCGCAGGTCATCGACGCCGGAGTCGGGTTCGGCTGGGCCTTCGGAGTGACGTTCCTGATCTTCACGGTGGCCAAGCGCTTCATGAAGATCCGGGTGTCGCCGGAGGTCGAGATCGCCGGCACCGACGAGGGCGAGTTCGGCCAGGTCTGCTACCCGGACTTCGTGCTGAAGACTGAGGAGCACCCAGGGATCCCGGCCTCGATGCCCGTCGGGACGGCCGGTCCGGCACCATCGTCCACCACCACCGACCTCAGCTGA
- a CDS encoding protein meaA, which yields MKDRAWLMRTYSGHTSATASNELYRTNLAKGQTGLSVAFDLPTQTGYDPDHPLARGEVGKVGVPVPHLGELRTLFDGIPLEEMNTSMTINATAMWLFGMYLALAEERGDDPARLAGTTQNDIVKEYLSRGTYIFGPEPSRRLTVDLVCHAVRHAPRWNPINVCSYHLQEAGATPVQEVAYALATALGVLDAVRESGQVGPEELPLVVGRLSFFVNAGIRFVEEMCKLRAMGRLWNRLTAERYGVTDESLRRFRYGVQVNSLGLTEAQPENNVQRIVLEALAVTLSKDARARAVQLPTWNEALGLPRPWDQQWSLRIQQVLAYETDLLEYADLFEGSTVVEAKTTELEEAAAAELQWVLDGGGAFEMIDAMKGRLVRSHAERRRRLEDGELTVVGVNAFTETAASPLVTEDAEHILVVDPAAEAAQVEHLERWRAERDHAAVRTGLDTLRRAAASDENLVPATIALAQAGGTVGEWADALRDIFGEYRAPTGVGAAVSPPTGDLRSVRDRVQAAAAELGGPLRLLVAKPGLDGHSNGAEQLAVAARDAGMEVIYQGIRLTPAQIAAAARDEDVDVVGLSILSGSHRELVPETTRRLRDAGVDAPVVVGGIIPDADRAALKAAGVAAVYTPKDFRLAAIIGDLADLAVARRRRVRTTARAG from the coding sequence ATGAAGGACCGGGCGTGGCTCATGCGGACCTACTCCGGTCACACGTCCGCCACCGCGTCGAACGAGCTGTACCGGACCAATCTGGCGAAGGGCCAGACCGGGCTCTCAGTCGCGTTCGACCTGCCCACCCAGACTGGCTACGACCCGGACCACCCGCTCGCGCGCGGCGAGGTTGGGAAGGTGGGCGTGCCCGTCCCGCACCTCGGCGAGCTGCGCACCCTCTTCGACGGGATCCCCCTCGAGGAGATGAACACCTCGATGACCATCAACGCCACCGCCATGTGGCTGTTCGGCATGTACTTGGCGCTGGCCGAGGAGCGCGGCGACGACCCTGCTCGCCTGGCCGGGACGACCCAGAACGACATCGTGAAGGAGTACCTGAGCCGCGGCACCTACATCTTCGGGCCGGAGCCGTCGCGGCGACTGACCGTCGACCTCGTCTGTCACGCCGTCCGCCACGCTCCTCGTTGGAACCCGATCAACGTCTGCTCGTACCACCTCCAGGAGGCCGGGGCCACGCCGGTCCAGGAGGTCGCCTACGCCCTGGCCACCGCGCTCGGGGTCCTCGACGCCGTCCGCGAGTCCGGTCAGGTCGGCCCCGAGGAGCTGCCGCTCGTCGTGGGTCGCCTCTCGTTCTTCGTGAACGCCGGGATCCGGTTCGTCGAGGAGATGTGCAAGCTCCGGGCGATGGGACGGCTCTGGAACCGCCTCACCGCCGAGCGCTACGGCGTCACCGACGAGTCGCTGCGCCGGTTCCGATACGGGGTGCAGGTCAACTCCCTCGGCCTCACGGAGGCCCAGCCCGAGAACAACGTGCAGCGGATCGTGCTCGAGGCGCTCGCGGTGACGCTCTCGAAGGACGCTCGGGCCCGGGCGGTGCAGCTGCCAACGTGGAACGAGGCGCTGGGCCTGCCGCGACCCTGGGACCAGCAGTGGTCGCTGCGCATCCAGCAGGTGCTCGCGTACGAGACCGACCTGCTCGAGTACGCGGACCTCTTCGAGGGCTCGACCGTCGTCGAGGCCAAGACCACCGAGCTCGAGGAGGCGGCCGCGGCCGAGCTCCAGTGGGTCCTCGACGGCGGCGGTGCCTTCGAGATGATCGACGCCATGAAGGGACGCTTGGTCCGGAGCCACGCCGAGCGTCGCCGGCGGCTCGAGGACGGGGAGCTCACCGTCGTCGGCGTCAACGCGTTCACCGAGACCGCGGCCTCGCCGCTCGTCACCGAGGACGCCGAGCACATCCTGGTCGTCGATCCGGCCGCCGAGGCCGCCCAGGTCGAGCACCTCGAGCGGTGGCGGGCGGAGCGCGACCACGCCGCCGTCCGGACCGGGCTCGACACCCTCCGCCGCGCCGCGGCGAGCGACGAGAACCTCGTCCCGGCGACGATCGCGCTGGCTCAGGCCGGGGGAACCGTCGGAGAGTGGGCCGACGCCCTCCGTGACATCTTCGGCGAGTACCGGGCGCCGACCGGCGTGGGGGCCGCGGTGAGCCCGCCGACCGGCGATCTGCGGTCGGTCCGGGACCGGGTCCAGGCCGCCGCCGCCGAGCTCGGCGGCCCGCTCCGGCTCCTCGTCGCCAAGCCCGGCCTCGACGGGCACTCGAACGGCGCCGAGCAGCTCGCGGTGGCCGCCCGTGACGCCGGAATGGAAGTGATCTACCAAGGGATCCGCCTCACCCCCGCGCAGATCGCCGCCGCGGCCCGAGACGAGGACGTGGACGTGGTCGGCCTGTCGATCCTCTCGGGCTCCCACCGCGAGCTCGTGCCGGAGACGACGCGGCGCCTGCGCGACGCCGGCGTCGACGCCCCCGTGGTCGTGGGCGGGATCATCCCCGATGCCGACCGGGCGGCGCTCAAGGCCGCGGGCGTGGCGGCCGTGTACACCCCGAAGGACTTCCGCCTCGCCGCCATCATCGGTGATCTCGCCGACCTGGCCGTCGCCCGTCGTCGCCGGGTGCGGACCACCGCTCGGGCGGGCTGA